Proteins encoded within one genomic window of Citrobacter amalonaticus Y19:
- the psiF gene encoding phosphate starvation-inducible protein PsiF — MKITLLVTLLFGLIFLTTVGAAEKTLTPQQQRMTTCNQQATAKTLKGDARKTYMSDCLKNSQSAPGEKSLTPQQQKMRECNVQATEQSLKGDDRSKFMSACLKKAA, encoded by the coding sequence ATGAAAATAACATTACTGGTTACCCTATTGTTTGGTTTGATCTTTCTAACGACCGTTGGTGCGGCAGAGAAAACTTTAACGCCGCAGCAGCAGCGCATGACCACCTGTAATCAACAGGCGACCGCGAAGACGTTGAAGGGCGATGCCCGTAAGACGTACATGAGCGATTGCCTTAAAAACAGTCAGTCCGCGCCCGGAGAAAAAAGTCTGACGCCGCAACAGCAAAAAATGCGCGAGTGCAACGTCCAGGCGACGGAACAATCGCTGAAAGGTGACGATCGCAGTAAGTTTATGAGTGCCTGCCTGAAGAAAGCGGCGTAG
- the iraP gene encoding anti-adapter protein IraP, whose amino-acid sequence MKNLIAELLLKLAQKEEESKELVAQVEALEIIVTAMLRNMAQSEQQLLIHQVEGALDGVKPDASVPDNDTELLRQYVHKLLRHPRY is encoded by the coding sequence ATGAAAAATCTAATAGCTGAGTTGTTGCTTAAGCTTGCCCAGAAAGAGGAAGAGTCAAAAGAACTGGTTGCTCAGGTAGAAGCATTAGAGATTATCGTTACAGCGATGCTGCGCAATATGGCTCAGAGCGAGCAGCAGCTGTTGATTCATCAGGTTGAGGGCGCACTTGACGGCGTAAAGCCCGATGCCAGCGTTCCGGATAACGATACGGAGTTGCTGCGCCAGTATGTACATAAGTTATTGAGGCATCCTCGTTACTAG
- the proC gene encoding pyrroline-5-carboxylate reductase, which produces MEKKIGFIGCGNMGKAILGGLIASGQVLPGQIWVYTPSPDKVAALHDQYGINAAQSAQEVAQVADIVFGAVKPGIMIKVLSEVTSSLNKESLVVSIAAGVTLDQLARALGHDRKIVRAMPNTPSLVNAGMTSVTPNALVTPEDTADVLNIFRCFGEAEVIAESMIHPVVGVSGSAPAYVFMFIEAMADAAVLGGMPRAQAYKFAAQAVMGSAKMVLETGEHPGVLKDMVCSPGGTTIEAVRVLEARGFRAAVIEAMAKCMEKSENLSKS; this is translated from the coding sequence ATGGAGAAGAAAATCGGTTTTATCGGCTGCGGCAATATGGGGAAAGCGATCCTCGGCGGCCTGATTGCCAGCGGTCAGGTGCTTCCTGGCCAGATCTGGGTCTACACCCCTTCCCCCGATAAAGTCGCCGCGCTGCACGATCAGTACGGTATCAACGCCGCGCAGTCCGCCCAGGAAGTCGCCCAGGTGGCGGATATAGTGTTCGGCGCCGTGAAGCCGGGCATCATGATCAAAGTACTCAGCGAGGTCACCTCCAGTCTCAATAAAGAGTCGCTAGTGGTCTCTATCGCGGCAGGCGTAACCCTCGATCAACTCGCCCGCGCGCTGGGGCACGACCGGAAAATCGTACGTGCGATGCCGAACACGCCGTCTCTGGTTAATGCCGGGATGACCTCGGTAACGCCAAACGCGCTGGTTACCCCGGAAGATACCGCTGACGTGCTGAATATTTTCCGCTGTTTTGGCGAAGCCGAAGTGATTGCCGAGTCGATGATTCACCCGGTGGTTGGCGTCAGCGGCTCCGCCCCGGCATATGTCTTTATGTTTATTGAAGCAATGGCAGATGCCGCGGTGCTGGGCGGTATGCCGCGCGCGCAGGCTTACAAATTTGCCGCTCAGGCGGTCATGGGTTCTGCAAAAATGGTGCTGGAAACGGGCGAGCATCCTGGCGTACTGAAAGATATGGTTTGTTCGCCTGGCGGCACGACGATTGAAGCAGTCCGCGTACTGGAAGCGAGAGGATTTCGCGCGGCGGTGATTGAAGCGATGGCGAAGTGTATGGAGAAGTCAGAGAACCTCAGTAAATCCTGA
- the phoA gene encoding alkaline phosphatase: MKQSAIALALLPLLYIPVSHSETSSMSVLDNRAAQGDITTPGGARRLSADQTQALRESLNDKPAKNIILLIGDGMGDSEITAARNYAEGAGGYFKGIDALPLTGQYTHYALDKKTGKPDYVTDSAASATAWTTGVKTYNGALGVDIHEKDHTTLLEMAKAAGLATGNVSTAELQDATPAALVAHVTSRKCYGPSVTSEKCPTNALEKGGKGSITEQLLNARADVTLGGGAKTFAETATAGEWQGKTLREQAEARGYQLVGDAASLAVIGEASQDKPLLGLFSDGNMPVRWEGPKASYHGNIDKPVVTCTPNPKRDETVPTLAQMTDKAIELLSKNEKGFFLQVEGASIDKQDHAANPCGQIGETVDLDEAVQRALAFAKKEGNTLVIVTADHAHASQIVAPETKAPGLTQALNTKDGAVMVISYGNSEEESQEHTGSQLRIAAYGPHAANVVGLTDQTDLFYTMKAALGLK; encoded by the coding sequence GTGAAACAAAGCGCTATCGCTCTTGCATTGTTACCGCTGCTGTATATCCCTGTTAGTCATTCTGAAACATCATCCATGTCGGTTCTGGACAACCGTGCCGCGCAAGGGGATATTACAACGCCAGGCGGAGCACGCCGTTTATCGGCCGATCAAACACAAGCATTGCGCGAATCACTGAATGATAAACCCGCAAAAAATATTATTTTATTGATTGGCGATGGTATGGGCGATTCAGAAATTACCGCTGCGCGAAATTATGCTGAAGGCGCGGGTGGTTATTTTAAAGGGATTGATGCCTTACCGCTGACCGGCCAATACACGCACTATGCGCTGGATAAAAAAACCGGTAAGCCAGATTACGTGACAGACTCCGCTGCGTCGGCAACCGCATGGACAACCGGTGTGAAAACCTATAACGGCGCGCTGGGCGTCGATATTCACGAAAAAGATCACACGACGCTGCTGGAAATGGCAAAAGCGGCGGGGCTGGCGACGGGCAACGTCTCGACCGCAGAGCTACAGGATGCTACGCCTGCCGCGCTGGTGGCGCACGTCACGTCACGTAAATGCTATGGCCCGAGCGTAACGAGCGAGAAATGCCCGACGAATGCGCTGGAAAAAGGCGGCAAAGGCTCAATAACCGAACAACTGCTGAATGCCCGTGCGGATGTGACGCTGGGCGGCGGCGCGAAAACATTCGCCGAAACCGCGACAGCGGGCGAATGGCAGGGCAAAACGCTGCGTGAACAGGCCGAAGCCCGGGGCTACCAACTGGTCGGCGACGCGGCCTCACTGGCGGTAATCGGCGAAGCCAGTCAGGACAAACCGCTGCTGGGACTGTTCTCTGACGGCAACATGCCTGTGCGCTGGGAAGGCCCCAAAGCGTCTTATCACGGCAATATTGATAAGCCAGTCGTGACCTGTACACCGAATCCAAAACGCGACGAGACCGTCCCGACGCTGGCGCAAATGACTGACAAAGCCATTGAGCTGCTCAGCAAAAATGAGAAGGGATTCTTCCTGCAGGTGGAAGGGGCTTCTATCGATAAACAGGATCACGCGGCGAACCCTTGCGGACAGATTGGCGAGACGGTGGATCTGGACGAAGCCGTACAGCGCGCGCTGGCCTTTGCAAAGAAAGAGGGTAACACGCTGGTGATCGTCACCGCCGATCACGCCCACGCCAGCCAGATCGTTGCGCCGGAGACAAAAGCGCCGGGTCTGACCCAGGCGTTGAACACGAAAGATGGCGCCGTGATGGTGATTAGCTACGGCAACTCTGAAGAAGAGTCTCAGGAGCATACGGGCAGCCAGTTGCGCATCGCGGCCTACGGTCCTCATGCAGCCAACGTGGTCGGGCTGACCGATCAAACCGACCTGTTCTATACCATGAAAGCGGCGTTAGGCCTGAAATAA
- a CDS encoding multidrug efflux MFS transporter codes for MESWKVNLISVWFGCFFTGLAISQILPFLPLYISQLGVDSHEALSMWSGLTFSVTFLISAIVSPLWGSLADRKGRKLMLLRASLGMAIAILLQAFATNVWQLFLLRGIMGLTSGYIPNAMALVASQVPRDRSGWALSTLATAQISGVIGGPLMGGFIADHVGLRPVFFITAILLVVSFLVTLFLIKEGVRPTLKKSERLSGKAVFASLPYPALVISLFFTTLVIQLCNGSISPILALFIKSMAPDSNNIAFLSGLIASVPGVSALISAPRLGKLGDRIGTERILMATLICAVVLFFAMSWVTTPFQLGVLRFLLGFADGAMLPAVQTLLVKYSSDQITGRIFGYNQSFMYLGNVAGPLMGATVSAMAGFRWVFIATAVIVMINLCQLTLVLRQRRNIRKRV; via the coding sequence ATGGAATCCTGGAAAGTTAATCTCATTTCCGTCTGGTTCGGCTGCTTTTTTACCGGTCTGGCAATCAGTCAAATCCTGCCGTTTTTGCCGCTGTATATTTCGCAGCTTGGGGTGGACTCCCACGAAGCGCTCTCGATGTGGTCCGGTCTGACATTCAGTGTCACATTCTTAATCTCCGCGATTGTCTCTCCGCTCTGGGGGAGCCTGGCAGACCGTAAAGGTCGCAAGCTGATGCTGCTGCGCGCTTCGCTCGGCATGGCGATTGCGATACTGCTGCAAGCCTTTGCTACCAACGTCTGGCAGCTTTTCCTGCTGCGCGGCATCATGGGCTTAACGTCCGGTTATATCCCTAACGCGATGGCGCTGGTGGCGTCTCAGGTGCCTCGTGATCGCAGCGGATGGGCACTCAGTACGTTGGCGACCGCGCAAATCAGCGGTGTGATTGGCGGCCCGCTGATGGGCGGTTTTATTGCCGATCATGTGGGTTTACGCCCGGTCTTTTTTATCACCGCAATACTGCTGGTCGTCAGCTTTCTGGTCACTCTCTTCTTGATTAAAGAAGGTGTCCGACCGACTCTGAAAAAGAGCGAACGGCTGAGCGGGAAAGCCGTATTTGCTTCACTGCCGTATCCGGCGTTGGTTATCAGCCTCTTTTTCACTACGCTGGTGATTCAGTTGTGCAATGGCTCAATCAGTCCGATTCTGGCGCTATTTATTAAGTCGATGGCTCCGGACAGTAATAATATTGCCTTTTTGAGCGGGTTAATCGCCTCGGTGCCTGGCGTGTCGGCACTGATTTCTGCGCCGCGACTGGGTAAGCTTGGCGATCGCATCGGCACCGAAAGGATCCTGATGGCGACGCTGATTTGTGCGGTCGTGCTGTTCTTTGCCATGTCGTGGGTCACGACGCCTTTCCAGCTTGGCGTTTTACGTTTTCTGCTCGGTTTTGCCGATGGCGCAATGCTGCCTGCCGTCCAGACGCTGCTGGTCAAATACTCCAGCGACCAAATAACCGGGCGTATTTTTGGTTATAACCAATCGTTTATGTATCTTGGCAATGTTGCGGGTCCGCTAATGGGGGCAACGGTGTCGGCAATGGCGGGATTTCGTTGGGTATTTATTGCCACTGCGGTCATTGTGATGATTAACCTTTGTCAGTTAACCCTTGTTCTGCGCCAGCGGCGAAATATCCGTAAGCGTGTGTAA
- the adrA gene encoding diguanylate cyclase AdrA has protein sequence MNDENFYKKAVNLDEESLSSQQNDHQRSGLRFARRVRVPRAVALGGMFFPVAAALVASPVSGVWWLLLVGWAFVWPHLAWQIASRAVDPLSREFANLKTDAVLAGMWVGLMGANALPSTALLMIICMNLMGAGGMRLFIAGLALMVVACLVTLQLTGVSLALRSAPLEGALTLPVIVIYPLLFSWVSYQAATKLAQHKRRLQVMSTCDGMTGVYNRRHWEILLRNEFEHCRRQHRDATLLIIDIDHFKSINDTWGHDVGDEAILALTRQLRMTLRGSDLIGRFGGDEFAVIMCGTPAESAIAAMSRVHEGLHGLRLACAPQVILHISVGVAPLTPQFGHYREWLKSADLALYKAKNAGRNRTEVAA, from the coding sequence ATGAATGACGAAAACTTTTACAAAAAAGCGGTCAACCTCGATGAAGAGTCTCTTTCATCGCAGCAAAATGACCATCAACGCTCTGGACTGCGATTCGCCCGGCGGGTGAGAGTGCCGCGCGCAGTGGCGCTGGGAGGGATGTTTTTCCCTGTCGCCGCGGCGCTGGTTGCGAGCCCCGTATCCGGTGTCTGGTGGTTGTTGCTGGTGGGATGGGCGTTCGTCTGGCCGCACCTGGCCTGGCAAATCGCCAGCAGAGCCGTCGATCCATTGAGTCGGGAATTCGCCAATTTAAAAACGGATGCGGTCCTCGCCGGAATGTGGGTCGGCCTGATGGGCGCCAATGCGCTCCCCTCCACCGCGCTGTTGATGATCATCTGTATGAATCTGATGGGCGCAGGCGGTATGCGACTGTTTATTGCCGGGCTGGCCCTGATGGTGGTCGCTTGTCTGGTCACGCTGCAACTGACGGGCGTCTCTCTGGCCTTAAGAAGCGCGCCACTGGAAGGGGCGCTGACGCTGCCGGTCATCGTGATTTACCCGCTGTTATTCTCCTGGGTCAGCTATCAGGCCGCGACAAAACTGGCGCAGCACAAGCGCCGGTTGCAGGTGATGAGCACGTGTGATGGCATGACGGGGGTTTACAACCGGCGGCACTGGGAAATATTACTGCGCAATGAATTTGAGCATTGTCGTCGCCAGCATCGGGATGCCACGCTGCTCATCATCGATATCGACCACTTTAAGAGTATTAATGATACCTGGGGACATGACGTTGGCGATGAAGCCATTCTGGCGCTAACCCGGCAGTTGAGAATGACCCTGCGCGGGAGCGATCTGATCGGGCGTTTTGGCGGTGATGAATTTGCGGTGATTATGTGCGGTACGCCAGCGGAAAGCGCCATAGCAGCGATGTCGCGGGTTCATGAGGGGTTACACGGGTTACGCCTGGCCTGCGCGCCGCAGGTTATTTTGCATATCAGCGTCGGCGTTGCACCGTTAACCCCGCAGTTTGGTCACTACCGCGAATGGCTGAAATCAGCCGATCTGGCGCTCTACAAAGCAAAGAATGCCGGACGTAACCGCACCGAAGTGGCGGCCTGA